Sequence from the Hirundo rustica isolate bHirRus1 chromosome 9, bHirRus1.pri.v3, whole genome shotgun sequence genome:
ATGTACAgaaaccccaaattccctgacAGAAAGCAGATTCAAATCGTTTTATTATTGTACAAAAAGCAAGACctgcttttcttcagaattaatatttacatttcatcTCTTGAATTTCTTCTGCCCCTGGAAATCCAGatctttcccaaaacaaattATCAGCAGCTATTTCTCACATACAACACATTTCAAATGCCTTTATACCAATATAAAGCATTTTCATCTtagtataatttatttttaagcaaaatcaATACCATTATTACAAGAGCACTTtcttatgatttttattttcaaattacagGCATTACTAATGCAATGAATTTCATAAAATAAGATGATCACTGAAATCCAATTGTATGAACGACCAACCATCACAGACATACtttccccaccccaaaaaaaaaaaggggtgggggggaggggggaagtaGACAGAACTTCCAGCAGCATTTAATCAATAACCTTCCCGTTCCCCCACCAGAACCAGAGGAAATACAACAGACAGATAAATTATCTCCAGAAACCCCATCCAAAATACTGATTCGTCACCAAAATAGAGTTTCTTCAGTTAGaaacatttacaaataaaatcagagGCAAATGTTTTAGCCCAACAGAGGATGTAAGAGAACTTATCTGTCACTGATGCTCTTGCCAAGACACCTGAAATGTGGTGAACGAGGTACAGCAATACTTCTTTCAGATACAATGAAATGCAGCCTGAGTACATCTCAGACTGGACAAAGTTCCCATCAAGGACATGATACTTTCTAATACTCCATCAAAGTTTTTACATGAGTcaagtgaaaaacacagctacaaaacagcaaaactggATTGAAAACTTGAACTTAAAATTGAGCTTCAAAAACCCAAAAGCTAGAGATCAAGTAAAGCAGAGccagaagatgaaaataatgaatTGGTTAGGAGCTCCTAAAGTAACAGATCACAGAAAATATGTGAATCCTGAGTTGAAGAATCAAAACTCTTGAACACAGTTTGACAAAAACATGACACCATGTAGTTCTCCTTACGTGTgtcaaatttctttcttttctgtaaggCATCTTCATAACACAACATGAGATAATTGCCTGGACAATACCAAATATCCAGTATTACCGAGAAAGTTGTTTTGGATAAACATCTCACATTTACAGCCTCTGTTTGCTGTCTTGGCTTTGGTAATTTCAGCGCACAATTAGAATTTACCCAACTTCAGCCACAAAGTGGTCCCCAAAGcccctgaaaagcagaaaatgcttcCACAGAAACTCTGCCATTATATGACTATATACAGTCCTTATGTACATACAGTTGCATTGAAACTCCCTATAAAAACTGCAGTGCCTGAAAATCTACCTGATTATAATAAAATTCTCACACGAAGATGAGAATTTTGGCATGCTGAGGGCCAAACCACACTACTCTGTTCTTGACCTAATAAAAATTCATTACTCCCAGCACAcagatctctctttttttaattacaatgaATTTCCTTACCATTAAAAACCCTGACAACCACAGCTCTGAAAAAGTCTTGCTGAGGCAGTTTAAGGCATTATTGCCTTCAGCTGTCTCTCACCCCATCTATAGAGGATTCACTTCATGAGTGAGAGTTTCAGCAGAGGACAGGCACATACTTCAGCCCCACACACCAATACCCAAAAATGGGTTTGTGCAGAGCTGccaacaaccccaaaaaacccagataTGAGGAGGTTCAGCCAGTGCCTTTCCTAAGGCAGAACAAATCTATTCTATCACAGAAAACATCATTTGTCCATTTACAATTCTCAATTTAGTTACTCCACAAGAAGGACTTTTCCATAATACCTGCACAAGCATAAACAACACTGGAGAGATGATACAAGGACTGGAAACCCTCACCTGGGACAGGTATTTGAAGACATTCCTGCCTAAAGCCTATGAAATTTGAAGTAGCACATGTTTTCACAAGTTACTTGGGACCATCTGTTACACTTGTCCAAACCACTACCCTGTCCCTCACTTAAATATCTCATAAAATGGACTTTTTCCATTATGAGAAGAATTTGTGCCTATTGAAATAATATacagaaggggggaaaaaaaagacatttcatttaaaggaaacaaagaacaatGCTGTCAAGTTGCATGAGTGCCCTCAGATGATGACACTGACATCTCTGAGCTTCCCCTTCTCAAAACCTTGTCTCCTTTTCTAACACTGCCAGCTGTAAATTTTAGATTGTGAGCTTTGAGGCAGGGATGAACATcgcacaggaaaaaaaacctcttttcccTGATAATCACTGCACCTAggaaagtttcattttgctcCCAGtcacttttcttttgttttggtccAGACGGAGTCTCAAGGTGGTTAAAGCAAAGCCCTGCAGCCTTGCTGTCATAGTCTGCTCCAGAGGGTTAAGTCTGGCAGCAGACAGGGTAAGACTGGGATAAAGTCCCAAAGATTTTACTGCCTGAGCTTACTTTTCATAGCCACCCATCAGTGTAGTTGAAAGCACCTTATAATATTCATCCTACCTTTCACAGAACTCACACAAAGGAGGAGCCTAACGAGATTATGTATGTAAAAGGGAGgggttttcagtattttctcagggctgtgctgaagCCTTTAACAGCTTCTTCTCCACTCATATCCCACTCCTTTAGCACTTACAGCTCAAGGAGCTCAGGGGATTGTCCTAGTATCAGGTGGGGAAGGGAATAATTTCTTTACAGATTGACTGGAAAAATTTGTGTGTAGGAAGCCCCTGTTAAACACCCTTCTACATCACTTTCATCTCATCAACAATAATGGCATCGGCTTCGGTTAAAAATGCTGAGATCCACGTGTAAATTGAGTACACACTTAGAAAAAATTATGTATGTCGGTGTAAAATGGAGGGGGGAAATCAGGTTTACTTGAACGCCATACTTGGTTTAGCAAAAAACATGTAATCTTTGGAAGATGCTATCTTAAAGCAGTTTTCCAGGCAATGCTGCAAATGACAGGAAAACACTACCTCAGTGATGCTGCCATTTCTGGAAAGGTCTGCAAATTAGCTGGCACCTAGTTAACAAAGCAGTGTTTGATTTGGCCACTCAAATGACACACATGAAaagtttcagtgaaaaaaaaccaacaaaatcaaTCAAATCCAGTTCTTCAGTACCATTCTATCCTTAAGAGAAAGAGCCAGGGAAACCAGGGAGCAGAGATGAAGCCAAAGGCTTAAACTGCTCCTTTTGGTGACAGGGACAACAAAACTGAAAGATCTGCAAATCAGCTGCTTCTGGTGGATGGCTGGGGAGGCCACTGCCACCTTCAGTGACATTCCtcccccacagcagcaccagcccgcTGCACCTCTGGCACTGCTCCCTGGCACACAGCCgcaggagcagggtgctgcCCAGCGTGCTGCAAGCGAGCTGGAAAGCTGCTAAAGGGATACTCCCACGCTGGGAACAGCAGGGCTTGGGCTCAGAGATATAAATCCCCAGCATTCCAACACCAACTGTAAAAAATAGAGAATCCGCATATTTATGTGTTTAGCTACAACCGGAATATGGAAAGATAGAACAGCTCCACGTTGAAATCAAGTGGTTATTGAAATAACTCATCATTAAATCTCGATTTCTAATATCAACTATTAAGTTAATTTACCCATAAAAGGACATTTTACTGCTTCTGCTGAATGTAAAAACTAAGTGTACTCAAGGATATTTCAGTGTCAAACACTAATGAATGGAAATTAATCATAAAGCCAGTAAACccactatttttaaaaggtctTACTAAACTACCTGTGAAAGGCAGCTCAATAAAGCAACTTTTCCCAACTTTTCAACAGAGGAAACAAGAAGACTGCACAAAAATATCTCATGTTTTACCGAGTACAATTACGAAATGGATTCTTAAgcagaaactgggaaaaaatatcttaCTATAAGACAGTAAGTAAACCTTAAAAGATAGCCATGTGTTCTTCATCACTACAGTTCCCTTTCCTGTTAAAGAATAGTATTATAAGAAGAAATTTACTTGGCCAGAAAATAAGGAAGCACACAGAATTTGGTGAAGAAAAACATACTTTTCTGGTAGTCCTTTTGCTGCCATTACACAGTTTTTTGGACTTTTTGTTAGGCTGCAGACATGAGGTTCCAAAAATGGTTAAGGCAATTGACCTTGACATTGCCCCTGGCATGCTGCAAGCGTAAGTATCCCAGAGAAATGTAACAGCACAATATAATCTACCTGCATAAAGagtttgtgtatatatatatttttttgtttgttttgcttatcTATTAGGCTTAtagcttcatttttttcatttagtattttacatctgtttccttttttattgcCTGTATTATCAACAATGATTTTTTCGCTTTAACTTCTTTAGTCAGCGTCTGGTCTCCTATTTACCAGGTATTTCATAAATCATAAAGATCTTCAGGCACATGAAAGTAGGAGCCAGCTTTAAAAGTATCATTGTTTAATCATGTTTTCATACAAGAAATGCATGCAACTTAATATAATGAcagaatgaaaatcaaaatgcCAGATTGGGTGACTGgaatttctgtggcttttttaaTCCATTAAAATGCCCAGCCTTCTAATTCTGAAAGAGAATTTAGCCATCAGCTGGAATCCTCAGACAGCATCAGTAAACAGTAACGAAACGGCcctcaaataaaaattttaaatcttgagtttagaaaacatttccataAAATGAAACGCACATACTAAATTTAAAGATTCATGTGACTGACCAGGTCAAATCCTGTCAACtgggaaacagaaagaagaaaagcaatacTTAAATCTGCAGAGGACATTTGATCTGACAGATTCCAGGAGACTTACAGAGAATAAAGTGTAATGTGACtttaacagcagctgaaattcagagtCTAGGTAAGCAAATTAGTGTTCCTGCACCAACAACAGGAAGCCAGCGTtcaaaaaactttaaaaatgggGTGAAGAACCTTGGAACCTACAAGCTCATTCCAGGGTATTGGATTTCTCTTGTATTCTCTCCATCCAAGAACAGcctcaggaaaaaggaaatctcTAGCTCCACCCAACAAATCCACACACTAAACAGGATGGCAAAGAGGAACATTTTGCTAACTGCGCCCTTCAGGGTGAGCAGACATTGTGGGGTAGCCCCTGAAGCCAAGCCCTACCTCTGACACACCATTTTCAGGCAATAAGGCTTGAAGTTGCTGTACATCAACTGCACTCACTGAGGTCACGCCAGCAGGATTTTACTAAGGCACAACTGAGCCAAATGAGTTTGCTTGGGTGTTTGACACACCTGGAGTTCTGGTACCACAGTCACAACAAACAtacctgctgcccacagcccgGGTTCGGTAAATGTCACTTCGACTTCGAGCACTTGCTAGAACTTTCTTTGAATTCCAGAAGGTCCCATACAAACTTGTCACCAGAAATGCCAATGAAAATCAGAAGCTCCaagcagccagctctggagcACAGATATAAAATGACTTTACTGGTTAGAAAAGCCCTGTGAATTGCGAGAAATAAGGTATTTCATTGCTCCTTGTCTAAATCTTGCTCACTGAGGGCCTACTAAGCcggaaaaaaaatgacaaaagaacGACAAAACTCAATGAACCCAAGTCACGCCTGTAGGAAGAGTTGGGGTTACACAACCATACAGAACAGAAGAGAGCCAAAAGAGCCTCCCAAAATAAACATGAACTTATCAGAAGAAGGCAGTAAATACATCCCTGTAGACATGGAGCATTACGAGATCCATGCGAAGGACACTACtcatttttccctaatatctgTGAGAGCTGGGTGTCAGCAacagctcagctcggctcaaGGAATGTCTCAAGTCATTTGAATCTACTTTGAAGATGTGCAATGCCAGAAACCCAAATAACAACATTTTAGACATCAAGTAAGCAGCTCTGAAATTTGGATTTGAAATTGTTAACTCAAGTCCTAACCCAAAGAGATTTTCCCGGAGAACAGAGTGTAGCATCAGGGAACTAACGCCGAGGCTGAGTTTGATTGACATAATACTACTTTATTCCATTGTTTCAACTTTCttacaggtttaaaaaaaatgtacaggGGTTCAGAACCACCTCAACAGAACAAAGAGTCAAACCACAAGTGTGCACACGTGGTCAGCTTTCATTACAAAAAGTAATAGGCACAATCTTTACATATGCATTTTGGTGAAAGAAGGAATAATAGTGCAGTGTTAAAAGGCACCAATAATCAATAATTGGgcctttttaaaaagccaataACCACCTAAGAAAATTACATTTGGTTCAAagttataatttaaatattgtatTGATTGGCATGCATCTGAACCCCTGGCAATTTATTACACAAACCTAATGCGTGCCCTTGCAAAGTCAAAAAGATTTCATCAGCGGACCTGAAAGTCAGTTCGGTACAAAAGGACACACAAAGCTCTTGGCCTGTATTTAACACTAAACAATCTCGTTCACCTCCTCTGAGAACACTTGTCTAACAAAGAGCACAGAAGTATTTCTCTTAAAGCCAGTGTTTTGATCCTGTAGCATTGACCTACTCCATGTGCTATGAAAACATTAGGCACAGACCACAAATtagttttctcttaaaaaaatacagtatgtGCAAGTGAGGTTCACACAACAGACTGACAGCTACAACAGTAAGCTCTATAGATTTCCCAAAGAAAAGGgtcagttttaattttctacGTAGCACTGCACACTACTGTGTGCCATTACCCTATCTGCATTAGGAGCATCTGTGGAACCAGTAGGGAAAAGCTTCAGTACACCCTAAAGGACACTACATCGACACCGTGGGCTGATTGAACTGGGTCAAGAGAGTGAACAGCTGGGGAAATCATGGTACAAGACATGGACATAGCTCCATAACCACCAGGGTGGGCTATTGCTTCCTGCAGAAAGAATGGTTTGGAACTCAGGTTACCTCACAGGTGCCCTCAACCTCACCCAACCTGCACACAATGGAATAAAACAGGGAAAGCatagaaataaaaaggggaaGTGAGAGGGAGAGCTTCTGTGTAAGTTGTACCAAAAGGTGCCAGTTTATCCCAAAGCGTCATTACCAGGGTGCGGTTTGTGCACTGCAAATTTTTTGTACAACTGAAAATTGTACAATATGTGAGCAAAGATAGAGCTGATTATTACCTGCAGCATCTACTACAGTCCTCAAGTATATAATTTATGGATAGATGCATACTGTTGGTGTTGATTGCTTCCTCTTAAACATATTGAAATTCTGAAGGCTACAGTACATTTGACACAAAGACAACTTCTCTACAAGGGGAAAACATAAGATAGTAACTAACTAATTTGTTTTACGAGGAACCTCCTCTGATGTGCTAGTTACTTCATGCCCTTTGGAAGATTTGTATTTCTGACTTTCTTCATCAGCTCTGCTGAATTGTTCTCCTGACAATTTCACAAGAGTTCAGTGACCCTTCTTACTGTCTTTGCCTTTTCCAGGATTCCTTTTAAATTCACTCTAACACCACAACAAGCTGTTCGAGTAAACATTTCTCTCTGGCAAGTTTCCAGATACCACAAATACTACCAAAACTCAGCATTTGATTACATGCACCACTTTTCTTTAAATGGAGCAGGAATTAGCCCGTTTCCTTGGTTTAGGGTCCCGTACATCCCTGTCTTTTGAACACATACAAGATGAACATATTGTCTCTGACAGTCTCCGTAGTCCCAGCCTGAAAACGCTGTTGGAGAGGCTATATATCACACAGTTGCAGAAACTATTGCTTATAGCAAGCCACGTAGTTAGGAAGGAGAGCGCTGGGTTTTCCAACACCCTAGAGCTTTCCAGCAGAAAGTAAATGATATAAGGGAGCCACAGCACGTAGAACACACTGGTTATCCGGAACAAAACCATGGCATAGCGGCGGtcggggctgtgcccagtctccccagcagcatccccttCGTGGTTAGGAAACCGAGCTCTCCGGTCACTGATCTCTTTGGTGTGCTGCCGGCAAATTTTAAAGATGTGGAAATAGGTGAAACATATGACAAAGGCAGCGGGAGCGTACAGTAAGCACACGATAAAGCCAGTAAAGTAGGCATTAGTTAGCCAGGAGGTAGCACACCATTCAAAAATATCTCCATGGTAACCAGGTTTTccccaaccaaaaaaagaaggcaagaaGATCAAGCAAGAGTATATCCAGATCAGACTGATGCAGATTCTCAAGCGACAAGGTGTGACCAGCTGGTTATAGGAGAGAGGCTTTGTGATAGCAAGATAGCGATCCACACTGATGCAAGCAAGACATGCCATAGATACGCTTTTGAGCACAGAGATGATGTATCCAAACACTTGACAAGTCAAGGACTCGTGGACACCTGTTGAGTAGTGGAGCAGTGACAATGTAGGAACCAAGCAGCTGACTCCAACAAAAAGATCAGCATAGGCCATGGTCTGAATAAAATAGCTGGTGGTGTAATGATGCAGGAGTGGAGCACAGTGGAAAACAAATATCACGGTTAAGTTACCcgcaataattaaaaatgttagcAAGACAA
This genomic interval carries:
- the GPR52 gene encoding G-protein coupled receptor 52; amino-acid sequence: MNQSRWIEWRTLNMSSSVMNISEHLSCPLGFGHYNAVDICILETVVIVLLTFLIIAGNLTVIFVFHCAPLLHHYTTSYFIQTMAYADLFVGVSCLVPTLSLLHYSTGVHESLTCQVFGYIISVLKSVSMACLACISVDRYLAITKPLSYNQLVTPCRLRICISLIWIYSCLIFLPSFFGWGKPGYHGDIFEWCATSWLTNAYFTGFIVCLLYAPAAFVICFTYFHIFKICRQHTKEISDRRARFPNHEGDAAGETGHSPDRRYAMVLFRITSVFYVLWLPYIIYFLLESSRVLENPALSFLTTWLAISNSFCNCVIYSLSNSVFRLGLRRLSETICSSCMCSKDRDVRDPKPRKRANSCSI